A section of the Mycolicibacterium anyangense genome encodes:
- a CDS encoding acyl-CoA dehydrogenase family protein: protein MSLFTLDDDERVIAETAAAFAAKRLAPHALEWDHSKQFPVEVLRAAAALGMGAIYCGEDVGGSGLRRIDAVRIFEELSAADPALAAFISIHNMCAWMIDTYGTAEQRRSWIPRLASMETIASYCLTEPGAGSDAAALRTRAVRDGDEYVLDGVKQFISGAGASDVYLIMARTGADGPRGISAFIVEKGTPGLSFGPNEEKMGWNVQPTAQVILEGARVPASAMLGGPDGEGSGFGIAMNGLNGGRLNIAACSLGGAQAAYDKTVSYLADREAFGAALLDEPTIRFTLADMATALETSRLMLWRAAVALDGGEPDKVQLCAMAKRYVTDSCYDVADQALQLHGGYGYLREYGLEKIVRDLRVHRILEGTNEIMRVVIGRAEAARVRATA, encoded by the coding sequence ATGAGCCTCTTCACCCTCGATGACGACGAGCGCGTGATCGCCGAGACGGCGGCCGCGTTCGCCGCCAAACGTCTTGCGCCCCATGCCCTGGAGTGGGACCACTCCAAGCAGTTCCCGGTCGAGGTCCTGCGTGCGGCCGCCGCACTGGGGATGGGGGCGATCTACTGCGGCGAGGACGTCGGCGGTAGCGGTCTGCGCCGTATCGACGCGGTGCGGATCTTCGAGGAACTCTCCGCCGCCGATCCGGCCCTGGCCGCGTTCATCTCGATCCACAACATGTGCGCCTGGATGATCGACACCTACGGGACCGCCGAGCAGCGCCGCTCGTGGATCCCGCGACTGGCGTCCATGGAGACGATCGCCAGCTACTGCCTCACCGAACCCGGAGCCGGTTCGGATGCAGCGGCATTGCGCACCCGGGCCGTCCGGGACGGCGACGAGTACGTGCTCGACGGCGTCAAACAGTTCATCTCCGGTGCCGGCGCCTCCGACGTCTACCTCATCATGGCGCGCACCGGGGCGGACGGACCACGCGGAATCTCGGCCTTCATCGTCGAAAAGGGCACTCCCGGGCTCAGTTTCGGCCCCAACGAAGAGAAGATGGGCTGGAACGTCCAGCCCACCGCTCAGGTGATCCTGGAAGGCGCCCGGGTTCCCGCATCGGCGATGCTCGGCGGCCCTGACGGAGAAGGCAGCGGATTCGGCATCGCGATGAACGGCCTCAACGGCGGTCGGCTCAACATCGCCGCCTGCTCGCTGGGCGGTGCGCAGGCGGCCTACGACAAGACGGTGTCCTACCTGGCGGATCGGGAAGCCTTCGGCGCTGCACTGCTCGACGAGCCGACGATCCGGTTCACCCTCGCCGATATGGCCACCGCGCTGGAAACCTCACGGCTGATGCTGTGGCGTGCGGCGGTCGCCCTGGACGGCGGCGAGCCGGACAAGGTGCAACTGTGCGCGATGGCCAAGCGCTACGTCACCGATTCCTGCTATGACGTGGCCGACCAGGCGCTGCAGTTGCACGGCGGCTACGGCTATCTGCGGGAATACGGGCTGGAGAAGATCGTTCGCGATCTGCGCGTGCACCGAATCCTGGAGGGCACCAACGAAATCATGCGTGTGGTCATCGGGCGCGCGGAAGCCGCCCGGGTGCGCGCGACGGCTTAG
- a CDS encoding helix-turn-helix domain-containing protein encodes MDDDDRTVNVLIGETVRTMREKSGLSMRELARRAGVSQPFLSQIERGVSAPSMVTIYRLAEALDILPGALLPALMPTRVTVVRADEGRTIPVANRADAAVGRAILMQPENPLEVIEYRIEPGQYVEEWFSSPGELGLYLVSGLLEVDVEGHPSVRLHSGDFLTHPASLRHRWRLVEHEAAHVVMVIAHPEQG; translated from the coding sequence ATGGACGATGACGACCGCACGGTGAACGTCCTGATCGGCGAGACCGTCCGGACCATGCGTGAGAAGTCGGGCTTATCGATGCGTGAGCTCGCCCGCCGCGCCGGGGTCAGCCAGCCGTTCCTCAGTCAGATCGAGAGGGGCGTCAGCGCGCCCTCGATGGTGACCATCTACCGATTGGCCGAGGCTCTCGACATCCTCCCGGGCGCGTTGTTGCCGGCCCTGATGCCCACCCGGGTGACTGTCGTCCGCGCTGACGAGGGCCGGACGATCCCGGTGGCGAACCGTGCGGATGCTGCGGTGGGGCGCGCCATTCTGATGCAGCCGGAAAATCCGCTCGAGGTCATCGAATACCGGATCGAGCCGGGTCAGTATGTCGAGGAGTGGTTCTCCTCACCCGGCGAACTCGGCCTCTATCTCGTCAGCGGCCTACTCGAGGTTGACGTCGAAGGTCACCCCAGCGTGCGTCTGCACAGTGGTGACTTTCTCACCCACCCGGCCTCGCTACGGCATCGATGGCGGTTGGTTGAGCACGAGGCCGCCCATGTCGTGATGGTCATCGCCCACCCTGAGCAGGGGTGA
- the rfbB gene encoding dTDP-glucose 4,6-dehydratase, which translates to MRLLVTGGAGFIGANFVHSTVRERPGTSITVIDALTYAGSRESLAGVQDQIRLVEGDLTDEVLVERLVGESDAVVHFAAETHVDNSLADPSIFLRSNVVGTFSVLEAVRRHGVRLHHVSTDEVYGDLPLGSDLRFTASTPYNPSSPYSATKASADLLVRAWVRSYGVRATISNCSNNYGPYQHIEKFIPRQITNILTGRRPKLYGAGTNVRDWIHVADHNTGVWRILEEGRIGRTYLIGADGERDNLSVLRLILHLMDRDPDDFDHVTDRVGHDLRYAIDSSALRAELGWTPERTDFADGLSNTIAWYRDNQWWWGPLKEQVEATYAKRGH; encoded by the coding sequence ATGCGACTGTTGGTCACCGGCGGGGCCGGGTTCATCGGCGCCAATTTCGTGCACAGCACTGTGCGGGAGCGCCCCGGCACCTCGATCACCGTCATCGACGCACTCACCTACGCCGGAAGCCGGGAATCGCTGGCCGGCGTGCAGGACCAGATCCGGCTCGTCGAAGGCGATCTGACCGACGAGGTGCTGGTGGAGCGGCTCGTCGGCGAGTCCGACGCAGTGGTTCACTTCGCCGCCGAAACCCACGTGGACAACTCGCTGGCCGATCCGTCGATCTTCTTGCGCAGCAACGTCGTCGGCACCTTCTCCGTCCTGGAAGCGGTGCGCAGGCATGGCGTTCGGCTGCACCATGTGTCCACCGACGAGGTCTACGGTGACCTGCCGCTGGGCAGCGACCTGCGCTTCACGGCGTCGACGCCGTACAACCCGTCGAGCCCGTACTCGGCGACGAAGGCCTCGGCTGATCTGTTGGTCCGGGCCTGGGTGCGCTCTTACGGTGTGCGCGCGACGATCTCGAACTGCTCCAACAACTATGGGCCGTATCAGCACATCGAGAAGTTCATTCCGCGCCAGATCACCAACATCCTGACCGGGCGCCGACCCAAGCTGTACGGCGCGGGCACGAATGTCCGGGACTGGATCCACGTGGCGGACCACAACACCGGGGTGTGGCGGATTCTCGAGGAGGGCCGGATCGGTCGGACCTATCTGATCGGGGCCGACGGCGAACGCGACAATCTGTCGGTGCTGCGGTTGATCCTGCACCTGATGGACCGCGACCCCGACGACTTCGACCACGTCACCGACCGGGTCGGCCACGACCTTCGCTACGCCATCGACTCCAGCGCGCTGCGCGCCGAACTCGGCTGGACACCCGAGCGCACCGATTTCGCCGACGGGCTCTCGAACACGATCGCCTGGTACCGCGACAACCAGTGGTGGTGGGGTCCGCTGAAAGAACAGGTCGAGGCGACCTACGCCAAACGCGGCCACTGA
- a CDS encoding isopenicillin N synthase family dioxygenase, with protein MIPLIDIRPCRTGSDTGITTTARAVDDALRTSGFMMLTGHPVSANLAADIRAAARRFFALPAETKTRYAAPVYGRGWVGQGRETNSFYGESTDNTPADLKESFTLGRPLRTGNKTVDREWFAENVWPAEVPELQPLCERYAADMHALYLDLLRICAAALGLPTDWFVTRSLNSPHTFNINRYPPLTATGVPAPGQYRIAPHTDWGMLTLLDRQPGYGGLEVQLPDDTWEPAPYLDGALTINIGDLLARWTGDRWRSTRHRVLPPSDTAPDEDLVSLIMFCETDVDTIVEPIPGIGHADYPPVRSGDYLLERGAAATVA; from the coding sequence ATGATTCCCCTCATCGACATTCGCCCGTGCCGGACCGGCTCGGACACCGGCATCACCACAACGGCCCGGGCAGTCGACGACGCCCTGCGCACATCGGGTTTCATGATGCTGACCGGGCACCCAGTGAGCGCCAACCTCGCTGCTGACATCCGCGCCGCGGCACGACGGTTCTTCGCCCTGCCGGCCGAGACCAAGACGCGCTACGCGGCACCCGTCTATGGCCGCGGATGGGTAGGCCAAGGCAGGGAGACCAATAGCTTCTACGGTGAGTCCACCGACAACACCCCCGCCGATCTGAAAGAGAGCTTCACCCTCGGGCGCCCGCTTCGGACCGGCAACAAGACCGTCGACCGCGAGTGGTTCGCCGAGAACGTCTGGCCGGCCGAAGTCCCTGAGCTGCAACCACTATGCGAGCGGTACGCAGCCGACATGCACGCCCTCTACTTGGACCTGCTGCGCATCTGTGCCGCCGCGCTCGGATTGCCCACCGATTGGTTCGTGACCCGCTCCCTGAACTCACCGCACACCTTCAACATCAACCGTTACCCGCCGCTGACCGCGACCGGAGTGCCAGCACCCGGCCAGTACCGGATCGCCCCGCACACCGACTGGGGCATGCTCACACTGCTGGACCGCCAGCCCGGCTACGGTGGACTGGAAGTGCAGCTGCCCGACGACACCTGGGAGCCGGCGCCCTACCTCGACGGTGCGCTGACCATCAACATCGGTGACCTGTTAGCCCGCTGGACCGGTGACCGTTGGCGATCCACCCGGCATCGGGTGCTCCCACCAAGCGACACCGCACCCGACGAAGACCTGGTGTCGCTGATCATGTTCTGCGAGACCGACGTCGACACCATCGTCGAGCCCATCCCAGGCATCGGTCACGCCGACTACCCGCCGGTGCGCTCCGGGGACTATCTACTGGAACGCGGCGCCGCCGCCACCGTCGCCTGA
- a CDS encoding CoA-acylating methylmalonate-semialdehyde dehydrogenase, with amino-acid sequence MSTTIQHFIDGKRSNLSSTRTADVLNPSTGEVQAQVLLASEADVATAVASAVEAQKEWAAWNPQRRARVLMKFIELVNANANELAELLSIEHGKTVADSLGDIQRGIEVIEFAIGIPHLLKGEFTEGAGGGIDVYSIRQPLGVVAGITPFNFPAMIPLWKAGPALACGNAFILKPSERDPSVPVRLAELFLEAGLPAGVFQVVQGDKEAVDAILTHPDVKAVGFVGSSDIAQYIYSTAAANGKRSQCFGGAKNHMIIMPDADLDQAVDALIGAGYGSAGERCMAISVAVPVGEETANRLRARLVERINGLRVGHSLDPKADYGPLVTGAALKRVRDYIDAGVAAGAEIVVDGREKGADDLTFGDANLEGGYFIGPTLFDHVSTDMSIYTDEIFGPVLCIVRAHDYEEALRLPTEHEYGNGVAIFTRDGDAARDFVSRVQVGMVGVNVPIPVPVSYHTFGGWKRSGFGDLNQHGPHSILFYTKTKTVTERWPSGIKDGAEFVIPTMD; translated from the coding sequence ATGAGCACAACCATCCAGCACTTCATCGACGGCAAGCGCAGCAATCTCAGCAGCACGCGCACCGCTGATGTCCTGAACCCCAGCACCGGCGAAGTACAGGCCCAGGTGCTGCTGGCCAGCGAGGCCGACGTGGCCACCGCAGTCGCCTCGGCCGTGGAAGCCCAGAAGGAATGGGCCGCCTGGAACCCGCAGCGCCGCGCCCGGGTCTTGATGAAGTTCATCGAGCTGGTCAACGCCAACGCCAATGAACTGGCCGAGCTCCTCAGCATCGAACACGGCAAGACCGTCGCGGACTCCCTCGGTGACATCCAGCGCGGCATCGAGGTCATCGAGTTCGCCATCGGCATTCCGCACCTGCTCAAGGGCGAGTTCACCGAGGGTGCCGGCGGCGGCATCGACGTCTACTCGATCCGCCAGCCGCTGGGCGTGGTCGCCGGCATCACCCCGTTCAACTTCCCCGCGATGATCCCGCTGTGGAAGGCCGGCCCGGCCCTGGCATGCGGCAACGCGTTCATCCTCAAGCCCTCCGAGCGGGACCCCTCGGTGCCGGTGCGGCTGGCCGAACTCTTCCTCGAAGCCGGCCTGCCCGCGGGTGTGTTCCAGGTGGTCCAGGGCGACAAGGAAGCTGTCGACGCGATCCTGACCCACCCCGATGTCAAGGCCGTCGGCTTCGTCGGCAGCTCCGACATCGCGCAATACATCTACTCCACCGCGGCTGCCAACGGGAAGCGTTCACAGTGCTTCGGCGGCGCCAAGAACCACATGATCATCATGCCCGACGCCGACCTCGACCAGGCCGTCGACGCCCTGATCGGTGCCGGCTACGGCAGCGCCGGTGAGCGCTGCATGGCGATCAGCGTCGCCGTGCCGGTCGGCGAAGAAACCGCAAACCGGTTGCGCGCCAGGCTCGTCGAGCGGATCAACGGCCTGCGCGTCGGCCACAGCCTGGACCCGAAGGCCGACTACGGCCCGCTGGTCACCGGCGCCGCCCTCAAGCGGGTGCGGGACTACATCGACGCCGGCGTGGCCGCCGGTGCCGAGATCGTGGTCGACGGCCGGGAGAAGGGCGCCGATGATCTGACCTTCGGCGACGCCAACCTGGAGGGCGGATACTTCATCGGCCCCACCCTGTTCGATCACGTCAGCACCGACATGTCGATCTACACCGACGAGATCTTCGGACCGGTGCTGTGCATCGTGCGGGCGCACGACTACGAAGAGGCCCTTCGCCTTCCGACCGAGCACGAATACGGCAACGGCGTGGCGATCTTCACCCGCGACGGTGACGCCGCCCGCGACTTCGTCTCCCGTGTCCAGGTGGGCATGGTCGGCGTCAACGTGCCGATCCCGGTCCCGGTGTCCTACCACACCTTTGGTGGCTGGAAGCGTTCCGGCTTCGGTGATCTCAACCAGCACGGCCCGCACTCGATCCTGTTCTACACCAAGACCAAGACCGTCACCGAGCGCTGGCCCTCGGGGATCAAGGATGGCGCCGAGTTCGTCATCCCCACCATGGACTAG
- a CDS encoding sigma-70 family RNA polymerase sigma factor yields MDDPEAGLMRVLYRDHAAALWRYAVRLTGDPVRAEDVVQETLLRAWQHPEVTEDAERSARAWLFTVARNMIIDERRSARFRKETDSLDTPGAPDRPGPDEVNVALDRLLLGDALAQLSADHRAVIRRSYYLGWSTAQIAADLQIAEGTVKSRLHYAVRALRLTLQEMGVTR; encoded by the coding sequence ATGGACGATCCGGAGGCCGGGTTGATGCGGGTGCTCTATCGTGACCACGCCGCTGCGCTGTGGCGCTATGCGGTGCGGCTCACCGGTGATCCGGTTCGCGCCGAAGATGTGGTTCAGGAGACCCTGCTGCGGGCCTGGCAGCATCCGGAGGTGACCGAGGACGCCGAGCGCTCCGCGCGGGCCTGGCTGTTCACCGTGGCACGCAACATGATCATCGATGAGCGCCGCAGTGCCCGCTTCCGCAAGGAAACGGACTCGCTGGACACCCCCGGTGCACCCGACCGGCCGGGGCCCGATGAGGTCAACGTGGCGCTGGACCGGCTGCTGCTGGGCGACGCCCTGGCTCAGCTCTCTGCCGATCACCGTGCCGTGATCCGGCGGTCCTACTATCTGGGCTGGAGCACCGCGCAGATTGCCGCGGATCTGCAGATCGCCGAGGGGACGGTGAAGTCGCGGCTGCATTACGCGGTGCGCGCGCTAAGGCTCACACTTCAGGAGATGGGGGTGACGAGATGA
- a CDS encoding isopenicillin N synthase family dioxygenase, whose product MASARTTDGQLHIPSIDITAYRDGDATERDRDTVAAQIDQAARTVGFMQIIGHGISAGTLAAFTAATDAFFALDAATKMTYRCPPAVNRGYSPPKSEALATSLGLITPADLFESFNVGSQAGDFTDITLPQEDYPDNIWPAEVPGFAGAVQAWFEAAGGVARTLVRAFGRALGVGDDGLSRFTTHSIDTLRMVNYRLPAADMTVEPDQLGMGAHTDYGIVTVLWADQAPGLEVLGSEGFWHPVQPAPGALLVNLGDALARWTNDQWISTMHRVAAPIVGGVLVPRRSAAFFHDGNVDAVIAPLPTCVEATSPALYEPVTVGEHLRAKLAGSRSQIPVADAQREAARLASR is encoded by the coding sequence ATGGCGAGTGCCAGGACCACGGACGGACAGCTCCACATCCCCTCCATCGACATCACCGCCTACCGAGACGGCGATGCCACCGAACGCGACCGGGACACCGTCGCCGCCCAGATCGACCAAGCGGCAAGGACGGTCGGCTTCATGCAGATCATCGGGCACGGCATCAGCGCAGGAACACTGGCCGCCTTCACCGCCGCCACCGACGCGTTCTTCGCCCTCGACGCCGCCACCAAGATGACCTACCGCTGCCCGCCCGCGGTGAATCGGGGCTACAGCCCGCCCAAATCCGAGGCACTGGCCACCAGCCTTGGCCTGATCACCCCGGCCGACCTCTTCGAGTCGTTCAACGTCGGCAGCCAAGCCGGTGACTTCACCGATATCACCCTGCCGCAGGAGGATTACCCGGACAACATCTGGCCCGCCGAGGTGCCTGGCTTCGCCGGCGCCGTGCAAGCCTGGTTCGAGGCCGCCGGCGGTGTGGCACGGACACTGGTCCGGGCGTTCGGGCGCGCCCTCGGTGTCGGAGACGACGGCCTGAGCAGATTCACCACCCACTCCATCGACACCCTGCGGATGGTCAACTACCGGTTGCCCGCCGCCGACATGACGGTCGAACCCGACCAGCTCGGCATGGGCGCGCACACCGACTACGGCATCGTCACCGTGCTGTGGGCCGACCAGGCGCCTGGCCTGGAAGTCCTTGGCAGCGAAGGATTCTGGCACCCGGTTCAGCCGGCTCCGGGGGCGCTGCTGGTGAACCTCGGTGACGCCCTGGCGCGGTGGACCAACGACCAGTGGATCTCCACCATGCACCGCGTCGCCGCGCCGATCGTTGGTGGTGTGCTGGTGCCGCGCCGCTCGGCGGCGTTCTTCCACGACGGAAACGTCGACGCCGTCATCGCCCCACTGCCGACGTGCGTCGAGGCCACCTCACCTGCCCTCTACGAACCGGTGACCGTGGGAGAACACCTGCGCGCCAAACTCGCCGGCTCGCGCAGCCAGATCCCGGTCGCCGATGCGCAACGGGAAGCTGCCCGCCTGGCCAGCCGCTGA
- a CDS encoding purine-cytosine permease family protein, translating to MTADATVALSGQQPPPITTASQPLIEKHGIDLIDHDERHGTARQIGMMWSGLVLNVQVVVYGALLVVFGLNWWQCVLAILLGNLTWVLTGLCSLAGPAAGTTTFTINRAAFGHHGNRLLALFNWVMQIGYEVLDLALMSLAAIALFGLAGVTLGTPGTVTVVLALAVAQSLLPILGHRAITKVLRSLIIPFTALFLVLAWLTASRLEITTVAPGSLAVFLGGVALAASGSGLGWCPNAADYSRYLPPTVSKKALVGWVFVGGALPQSVLMLLGVAVAMVIPAATDPIGGLTTGYPAWFVVPYLIFLIIQMITVNAVDLYSSGVTLQAMGIRIGRWQAVAVDGVICAAVGLLVVLSGSFNAFLGNFLLFMIVWFAPWAGIFIVDYLLRRGSYEPRLLTGGGPGFGYRGLAAQAAGMIAALLWLNTTPFVGPLAAATGGLDLSAPAGLIVGAITYYLLSRRITLSAKEI from the coding sequence ATGACTGCAGATGCCACCGTCGCCCTGTCCGGGCAGCAGCCACCACCGATAACCACCGCCAGTCAACCGCTGATCGAGAAGCACGGCATCGACCTCATCGACCACGATGAACGGCACGGGACGGCACGACAGATCGGCATGATGTGGAGCGGTCTGGTGCTCAACGTGCAGGTCGTCGTCTACGGCGCGCTGTTGGTGGTGTTCGGGCTCAACTGGTGGCAGTGCGTCCTGGCGATCCTGCTGGGCAACCTGACCTGGGTGCTGACCGGCCTGTGCAGCCTGGCCGGACCCGCCGCGGGCACCACGACCTTCACCATCAACCGGGCGGCCTTCGGCCATCACGGTAATCGGCTGCTGGCCCTGTTCAACTGGGTCATGCAGATCGGCTATGAAGTCCTCGACCTCGCCCTGATGTCGCTGGCCGCCATCGCCCTGTTCGGCCTCGCCGGTGTCACACTGGGCACCCCGGGCACGGTCACGGTGGTTCTGGCGCTGGCCGTCGCGCAGAGCCTGCTGCCGATCCTCGGCCACCGGGCCATCACGAAAGTGCTTCGCAGCCTGATCATCCCGTTCACCGCACTGTTCCTGGTACTGGCCTGGTTGACCGCCAGCCGGCTGGAGATCACCACCGTCGCCCCCGGCAGCCTCGCGGTCTTCCTCGGCGGGGTCGCGTTGGCAGCCAGCGGGTCCGGGCTGGGCTGGTGCCCCAACGCCGCCGACTACTCGCGCTACCTACCCCCGACCGTCTCCAAGAAGGCACTCGTGGGTTGGGTGTTCGTCGGTGGCGCACTGCCACAGAGCGTGCTGATGCTGCTCGGCGTGGCCGTCGCCATGGTGATCCCCGCCGCCACCGACCCGATCGGCGGGCTCACCACCGGATACCCGGCCTGGTTCGTGGTGCCCTACCTGATCTTCCTCATCATCCAGATGATCACGGTGAACGCCGTCGACCTGTACTCCTCCGGAGTCACCCTGCAGGCCATGGGAATTCGCATCGGCCGATGGCAGGCGGTCGCCGTGGACGGCGTGATCTGCGCCGCGGTCGGACTCCTGGTCGTCCTGTCCGGGTCGTTCAACGCCTTCCTCGGTAATTTCCTGTTGTTCATGATCGTCTGGTTTGCACCCTGGGCCGGCATCTTCATCGTCGACTACCTGCTGCGCCGCGGCAGCTACGAGCCACGGCTCCTCACTGGCGGCGGACCCGGATTCGGCTACCGCGGCCTGGCCGCCCAGGCCGCCGGCATGATCGCCGCGCTGCTCTGGCTGAACACCACCCCGTTCGTCGGGCCACTGGCTGCCGCCACCGGTGGCCTGGACCTGAGCGCACCAGCCGGCCTGATCGTCGGTGCGATCACCTACTACCTGCTGTCCCGCCGTATCACCCTGAGCGCCAAGGAGATCTAA
- the mmsB gene encoding 3-hydroxyisobutyrate dehydrogenase gives MTTIAFLGLGHMGGPMAANLVNAGYTVRGFDPVPALRATAEEKGATVFETGAAAVSGADVVITSLPNGTVVKACYAEALPAATPGTLFIDTSTISVDDAREVNAQATAAGMAQLDAPVSGGIKGATAGTLAFMVGGDGTALETARPVLDPMASKVIHCGASGAGQAAKLCNNMVLAVQQIAIGEAFVLAEKLGLPAQSLFDVITGATGNCWAVHTNCPVPGPVPASPANNDFKPGFATALMNKDLGLAMDAVSSTGASAPLGTHAAEIYRQFAKDHADLDFSAIIQTLR, from the coding sequence ATGACGACGATCGCATTCCTGGGGCTGGGCCACATGGGTGGCCCGATGGCGGCCAATCTGGTCAACGCCGGCTACACCGTGCGCGGCTTCGACCCGGTGCCCGCGCTGCGCGCCACCGCCGAAGAGAAGGGGGCGACGGTGTTCGAGACCGGTGCCGCGGCGGTGAGCGGAGCCGACGTCGTCATCACCTCACTGCCCAACGGCACGGTCGTGAAAGCCTGCTACGCCGAAGCACTTCCGGCCGCAACGCCCGGCACGCTGTTCATCGACACCTCCACCATCTCCGTCGACGACGCCCGCGAGGTCAACGCCCAAGCGACGGCGGCCGGAATGGCCCAGCTCGACGCGCCGGTGTCCGGCGGCATCAAAGGCGCGACCGCAGGCACCCTGGCCTTCATGGTCGGTGGTGACGGCACCGCACTCGAGACGGCCAGACCGGTGCTGGACCCGATGGCCAGCAAGGTGATTCACTGCGGGGCATCCGGCGCGGGACAGGCCGCCAAACTGTGCAACAACATGGTGCTGGCGGTGCAACAGATTGCCATCGGCGAGGCGTTCGTGCTGGCCGAGAAGTTGGGCCTGCCCGCACAGTCGCTGTTCGACGTCATCACCGGAGCCACCGGAAACTGCTGGGCTGTGCACACCAATTGCCCTGTGCCCGGACCGGTTCCGGCCTCACCGGCCAACAATGACTTCAAGCCTGGCTTTGCCACCGCCCTGATGAACAAGGATCTGGGTTTGGCGATGGATGCCGTGTCCTCGACGGGTGCATCGGCACCGCTGGGCACTCACGCCGCCGAGATCTACCGGCAGTTCGCCAAGGACCACGCCGACCTGGACTTCAGCGCGATCATCCAAACCCTGCGCTGA
- a CDS encoding anti-sigma factor family protein codes for MTGADPYEMWDAAYVLGSLSSTERREYEAHLAQCSPCRSAVAELSGMPALLAMIGPQDVAAIDEGALEPPPIRAELLDEVLAEVHRRRRRTRWLTWSVSAAAAAVLLVGVILTIAPAQLGGSPKDARVGVVALNMTPAATPSEFDATVVLRSEGWGTHVEMTCTYREESASHDGSGGDKLAMYAIGRDGSRVQLATWMAQQGATASPSGSTSMAIGDIAAVQVVSADTGDVLLQHSL; via the coding sequence ATGACCGGCGCCGACCCCTACGAGATGTGGGACGCCGCCTACGTCCTCGGCTCGTTGTCCAGTACTGAGCGCCGCGAATACGAAGCCCACCTGGCGCAGTGCTCGCCGTGCCGTTCGGCGGTGGCCGAGCTCAGCGGGATGCCCGCGCTGCTGGCGATGATCGGACCGCAGGACGTCGCCGCGATCGACGAGGGCGCTCTGGAGCCGCCGCCGATCCGGGCGGAATTGCTCGACGAGGTGCTGGCCGAAGTCCATCGGCGCCGTCGTCGCACCCGCTGGTTGACCTGGTCGGTGAGCGCTGCCGCCGCGGCGGTGCTGCTGGTCGGGGTGATCCTGACGATCGCACCCGCGCAGCTCGGGGGTTCCCCGAAGGACGCGCGGGTCGGCGTCGTCGCGCTGAACATGACGCCGGCCGCAACGCCCTCGGAATTCGATGCCACCGTGGTGCTGCGCAGCGAGGGATGGGGCACTCACGTGGAGATGACGTGCACCTATCGCGAGGAGTCGGCCTCCCATGACGGCTCCGGCGGCGACAAGCTGGCCATGTACGCGATCGGCCGGGACGGTTCGCGGGTACAACTGGCGACCTGGATGGCGCAGCAGGGGGCCACTGCCTCGCCGTCCGGCAGTACCTCGATGGCCATCGGCGATATCGCCGCCGTGCAGGTGGTGTCGGCGGACACCGGCGACGTGCTGCTACAGCACAGCCTGTGA
- a CDS encoding MarR family transcriptional regulator, which translates to MPAPEKRDPIAAARANWERAGWGDVAEGMVAVTSVMRAHQILLARVETALRPYDLSFSRFELLRLLAFSRTGALPITKASDRLQVHVTSVTHAIRRLESDGLVMRVPHPTDGRTTLVQITDLGRSTVEDATATLNQQVFADIGMSPTQARALVGSIETLRHHAGDF; encoded by the coding sequence ATGCCGGCACCTGAGAAGCGAGATCCCATTGCTGCGGCGCGCGCCAACTGGGAGCGCGCCGGCTGGGGTGATGTGGCCGAGGGGATGGTCGCCGTCACCTCGGTGATGCGCGCTCACCAGATCCTGCTGGCCCGGGTGGAGACCGCGTTGCGCCCCTACGACCTCAGCTTCTCGCGGTTCGAGTTATTGCGGCTGCTGGCCTTCAGCCGCACCGGTGCGCTGCCCATCACCAAGGCCTCTGACCGGCTGCAGGTGCACGTCACCAGCGTGACCCATGCCATCCGCCGGCTCGAGTCCGACGGTTTGGTCATGCGGGTGCCGCATCCGACCGACGGACGCACCACGCTGGTGCAGATCACCGACCTTGGCCGCTCGACGGTCGAGGACGCCACCGCCACGCTCAACCAGCAGGTGTTCGCCGACATCGGGATGTCGCCGACACAGGCCCGGGCGCTGGTGGGTTCGATCGAGACCCTGCGCCACCACGCCGGCGACTTCTGA